The following proteins are encoded in a genomic region of Dokdonia donghaensis DSW-1:
- a CDS encoding KpsF/GutQ family sugar-phosphate isomerase, protein MNITQQIIASAQKTINIEQAAIANLSSLIDEEFAQAVQAIYSSKGRVVITGIGKSAIIAQKIVATLNSTGTPALFMHAADAIHGDLGSILIDDIVICISKSGTTPEIKALVPLIKKTENTLIAITSNKTSFLGNEADYVLHAFVKEEACPNNLAPTTSTTAQLVIGDAVAVALLDLRGFTEKDFAKYHPGGALGKRLYLTVQDICATHQNPAVTPDASIKEVIVEISKKRLGVTAVVLNGVIQGIITDGDLRRMLAKNDSLEGLTAQQIMSENPKTVNHTAMAIAAKDILEEHNISQLLVVKDGNYAGVVHIHDLIKEGIA, encoded by the coding sequence TTGAACATAACTCAGCAAATCATTGCTAGCGCACAGAAAACCATTAACATTGAGCAGGCTGCCATTGCAAATCTATCGTCACTTATAGATGAAGAATTTGCTCAAGCAGTGCAAGCTATTTACTCATCAAAGGGTAGAGTTGTTATTACAGGTATAGGTAAAAGCGCCATTATAGCTCAAAAAATAGTTGCAACACTTAACAGTACAGGTACTCCTGCACTATTTATGCACGCGGCAGATGCGATACACGGCGACCTAGGGAGTATACTTATAGATGATATTGTAATATGTATCTCAAAGAGCGGTACAACACCAGAGATTAAAGCCTTAGTCCCACTTATTAAGAAAACCGAGAATACACTCATTGCAATTACTTCAAATAAAACATCATTTTTAGGCAATGAGGCAGACTATGTTTTGCACGCCTTTGTAAAAGAAGAGGCTTGCCCTAATAACCTTGCCCCTACTACAAGCACCACTGCACAGCTCGTTATAGGTGATGCAGTTGCTGTAGCATTACTAGACCTGAGAGGTTTTACAGAAAAAGACTTTGCAAAGTATCACCCAGGAGGTGCGTTAGGCAAGCGATTATATCTTACAGTACAAGATATATGTGCCACACATCAAAACCCTGCAGTAACACCAGATGCAAGCATTAAAGAGGTTATCGTTGAAATCTCTAAAAAAAGACTAGGTGTAACCGCCGTCGTTTTGAATGGGGTTATACAAGGAATAATCACAGACGGAGACCTCCGTAGAATGCTTGCAAAAAACGACTCACTAGAAGGGCTTACAGCACAACAGATTATGAGCGAAAATCCAAAAACTGTAAATCACACAGCTATGGCAATCGCTGCAAAAGATATTCTAGAAGAACATAACATAAGCCAGCTTCTGGTCGTAAAAGATGGTAACTATGCTGGCGTTGTACATATACACGACCTCATAAAAGAAGGAATCGCATAA
- the tatC gene encoding twin-arginine translocase subunit TatC — MAKKEKKHPDEMSFLDHLEELRWHLIRATLAVVIIGVVAFIFKGTLFKIIFGPQSPDFVSYDILCEISRFFGAEKGCIADGDMDFIIQSRKVAGQFSAAIWTSIMAGVVIGFPYILYEFWKFISPGLYENERKSSKGFIVVASLLFFMGAAFGYFVVAPLSINFLATFKISEAVQNEFDIDSFIGLVRASVLASGFIFELPIIMYFLTKIGLVTPEFLKKNRKYALVIVLILAAIITPPDISTQVIVAIPIIILYEVSIFISRGVITREKRRLKKAGLA; from the coding sequence ATGGCAAAAAAAGAAAAAAAACACCCTGATGAGATGTCCTTTCTGGATCATCTTGAAGAATTAAGATGGCATTTAATAAGAGCAACACTAGCAGTAGTTATCATAGGTGTAGTCGCTTTTATTTTTAAGGGAACACTTTTTAAAATCATCTTTGGGCCACAAAGTCCTGACTTTGTTTCTTACGACATACTCTGTGAGATATCACGCTTCTTTGGGGCCGAAAAAGGATGCATTGCAGATGGTGATATGGACTTTATTATACAGAGTAGAAAGGTTGCAGGACAGTTTAGCGCAGCTATATGGACCTCCATTATGGCGGGCGTTGTGATAGGTTTTCCATACATACTTTATGAATTTTGGAAATTTATCTCACCAGGCTTATATGAGAATGAGCGTAAATCTAGTAAGGGTTTTATAGTTGTTGCCTCATTGCTTTTCTTTATGGGAGCAGCATTTGGATACTTTGTAGTAGCACCACTTTCTATAAACTTTCTTGCCACTTTTAAAATATCTGAAGCCGTTCAAAATGAATTTGACATAGACTCATTTATAGGGCTTGTGCGTGCATCTGTACTAGCTTCTGGTTTTATATTTGAACTACCTATCATTATGTATTTTTTAACTAAAATAGGCCTAGTTACACCAGAATTTTTAAAGAAAAACAGAAAGTATGCGCTTGTAATTGTATTAATTTTGGCGGCCATAATCACACCGCCAGATATATCAACACAAGTCATTGTTGCTATACCGATAATTATACTTTACGAGGTTAGTATTTTTATCTCAAGAGGTGTAATAACAAGAGAAAAACGCCGACTCAAAAAAGCCGGTCTCGCATAA
- a CDS encoding carboxymuconolactone decarboxylase family protein, producing the protein MSNNIIDDFNSYRSKMNDKILADNNKIVKRIFNLDTNAFTAGALDKKTKELLGLVASTVLRCDDCVKYHLESCHDEGVTKEEVMETLSIGTLVGGTIVIPHLRRAYEYWEALDEKKGNQ; encoded by the coding sequence ATGAGTAACAATATAATAGACGACTTTAATAGCTATCGTTCGAAAATGAATGATAAAATACTCGCAGACAATAACAAAATTGTAAAGCGCATCTTTAACCTTGACACAAACGCTTTTACCGCGGGTGCTCTAGACAAAAAGACAAAAGAACTTTTAGGTCTTGTTGCCTCTACAGTCCTACGTTGTGATGACTGTGTAAAATATCACTTAGAGAGCTGCCACGACGAGGGCGTGACTAAAGAGGAGGTGATGGAAACACTTAGTATAGGTACTCTTGTAGGAGGAACTATAGTAATACCACACCTACGCCGTGCTTATGAGTACTGGGAAGCCCTAGATGAAAAGAAAGGAAATCAATAA
- the lptB gene encoding LPS export ABC transporter ATP-binding protein, which yields MKLRAENLMKSYKGRKVVKGISVEVNQGEIVGLLGPNGAGKTTSFYMIVGLVKPNGGNIYLDQQDITKYPMYKRAQNGIGYLAQEASVFRKLSIEDNILSVLQLTKLSKKEQLHKMEELIEEFSLGHIRKSRGDLLSGGERRRTEIARALATSPSFILLDEPFAGVDPVAVEDIQRIVAQLKNKNIGILITDHNVQETLAITDRTYLMFEGSILKHGEPEELAADEMVRKVYLGQNFELRKKKLF from the coding sequence ATGAAACTACGCGCAGAAAACTTAATGAAATCTTACAAAGGCCGAAAGGTTGTAAAGGGGATTTCTGTAGAAGTTAACCAAGGTGAAATTGTAGGTCTCTTAGGCCCTAATGGAGCCGGGAAGACTACGTCGTTTTATATGATAGTGGGTCTTGTAAAGCCTAATGGCGGTAATATATACCTAGACCAGCAAGATATTACTAAATACCCTATGTATAAAAGGGCGCAAAACGGTATAGGCTACCTAGCGCAAGAAGCTTCTGTTTTTAGAAAACTGAGTATAGAAGATAATATATTAAGCGTTTTACAGCTTACTAAACTGTCTAAAAAAGAGCAACTTCACAAGATGGAGGAGCTTATAGAAGAGTTTAGCTTAGGGCATATACGTAAAAGCCGTGGTGACCTTTTATCTGGTGGAGAGCGTAGACGTACAGAAATTGCTAGAGCTCTTGCTACCTCACCATCTTTTATATTACTAGATGAGCCCTTTGCCGGTGTAGACCCGGTTGCTGTAGAAGATATACAGCGCATCGTTGCACAGCTCAAAAATAAAAACATAGGCATCCTTATCACAGATCACAATGTGCAAGAAACGCTGGCTATCACAGACCGCACTTACCTAATGTTTGAAGGAAGTATACTCAAACACGGAGAGCCAGAAGAACTCGCAGCAGATGAGATGGTGAGAAAAGTCTATCTAGGTCAGAACTTTGAACTAAGAAAAAAGAAGCTCTTTTAA
- a CDS encoding phosphatase PAP2 family protein has protein sequence MKYTYTLILVVLFSVFCKAQTPIPSQEQDTLGILKLAFYDTKVMLKGIGHAYTGPLRWKKDDFIVAGAIVGGTALLYFVDDDVENYFIDRREDIPTVLDEAGERLGSPQVAYGITAGTYLFGLFTKNEKVRRTGALMTSSAVTAGLLQTLLKASTGRSRPTNGQGKFSFNPYSGEAGFRAFPSGHTILSVTMAHAVAKQFDNVWVKVGIYAIGSIAPLQRLWGGAHWLTDVALSAALSIVIVDSIDNYMNKANVYPDGSKKNNSISWKFNVGLGRAGLTGTF, from the coding sequence ATGAAATATACTTATACTCTCATACTTGTAGTCCTATTTTCTGTTTTTTGTAAAGCACAAACACCTATTCCTTCTCAAGAGCAAGATACTCTGGGTATCTTAAAACTTGCTTTTTACGACACAAAGGTGATGCTTAAAGGTATAGGCCACGCATACACAGGCCCTCTGCGATGGAAAAAAGATGACTTTATTGTGGCAGGAGCCATTGTAGGTGGTACTGCACTCCTCTACTTTGTAGATGATGATGTAGAAAACTACTTTATAGACAGAAGAGAAGATATCCCTACGGTACTTGATGAAGCTGGAGAGCGACTAGGGAGCCCTCAAGTAGCTTATGGAATTACAGCTGGTACTTATCTTTTTGGGTTATTTACAAAAAATGAAAAAGTACGTCGTACTGGAGCTTTAATGACCTCATCTGCAGTGACTGCTGGATTATTACAAACACTTCTTAAAGCATCAACAGGAAGAAGTAGACCTACTAATGGTCAAGGTAAATTTAGCTTTAATCCTTATAGTGGCGAGGCTGGTTTTAGAGCATTCCCTTCTGGTCACACCATTCTTTCTGTAACAATGGCTCACGCAGTAGCAAAGCAATTTGATAATGTTTGGGTAAAAGTTGGTATTTATGCTATAGGCTCCATAGCTCCTTTACAAAGGTTATGGGGTGGAGCGCACTGGCTTACAGACGTAGCACTTAGTGCTGCACTTAGTATTGTGATAGTAGATTCTATAGACAACTATATGAACAAGGCAAATGTATATCCCGACGGCTCTAAAAAAAACAATAGCATTTCTTGGAAATTTAATGTAGGCTTAGGTCGCGCCGGGCTTACTGGTACTTTCTAG